In the genome of Catenulispora sp. EB89, the window GGACAAGCGTGCCGGGGACAAGGCGGTGGCGACCTGGGCCCGGGGCAACGCCGCCGACCTGCGGCAGCTGGCCGGGCAGATCGGGGCCCTGGACGACCTCGGCACCGGCGCCGCCGGCGACCTGGCCGCGCTGCGCAACGCCCTGAGCCACGACGACCCGGCCGACCTGCTCGGCCCGCTGGCCGATGCCCGTACGCACCTGCAGGTGGGCCACCCCGTGCTCGCCGAGCAAGTCGGCGCCGTGGGCCGCAGCACTGAGGAGGTGCGGGCCGCCTCTGATCAGGCCCGTCGGCTCACCCCGCCGTGAAATATAGACGGCAAAATACCGACAGCGAATCAACGACACCCCATAAGGAGAACGCCCGGTGGCCAGCAGCACCGAGACCCTGGAGTTCCAGGCTGAGACCCGCCAGCTGTTGCAGCTGGTGATCCATTCGATCTACTCGAACAAGGACATCTTCCTGCGGGAGCTGATCTCCAACGCCTCCGACGCCTTGGACAAGCTCCGCCTGGAGTCGCTGGTCGACTCCGACCTCGATGCCGACACCTCCGACCCGCACATCACGCTGGAGGTCGATCGGGACGCGGGCACCCTGACCGTGCGGGACAACGGCATCGGCATGGCCCGCGAGGAAGTGGTGGAGCTGATCGGCACCATCGCCAAATCCGGGACGGCGAGCCTGCTGGAGAAGGTCAAGGCCGCCCAGGACGCTGAGGCCGCGCAGAGCCTGATCGGGCAGTTCGGCGTCGGGTTCTACTCGGCGTTCATGGTCGCCGACAAGGTCACGCTGCGCACCCGCCGCGCCGGCACCACCGAGGGCACGCTGTGGGAGTCCGACGGCGAGGGCACCTACGACATCTCCACAGCCGCCGACCTGCCGGTCGGCACCGAGGTCACGCTGCACCTGAAGACCGCCGACGGCGAGGACGGCCTGGCCGACTACCTGGCCGACTGGAAGATCCGCGCCATCGTGAAGCAGTACTCGGACTTCATCCGCTGGCCCATCCGCATGGCGGTCGAACGCGGCGCCGAAGACGGCGTGACCATCACCGAGATGGAAACGCTGAACTCGATGAAGGCGCTGTGGGCCAGGGCCCGTGCCGAGGTGTCCGAGGCCGAGTACCACGAGTTCTACAAGCAGATCAGCCACGACTGGACCGACCCCGCCGAGATCATCCACATGCGCTCGGAGGGCACCTTCGCCTACGACGCGCTGCTGTTCATCCCCTCCCAGGCCCCCTTCGACTTGTTCGCCAGGGAAACCAAGCGCGGGGTGCAGCTGTACGTCAAGCGGGTGTTCATCATGGACGACTGCGAAGCCCTGGTGCCGAACTACCTGCGCTTCGTCAAGGGCGTGGTGGACGCCCACGACCTGTCGCTGAACATCTCCCGCGAGATCCTGCAGCACGACCGGCACATCCGCGGGGTGCGCCGCCGCCTGGTCAAAAAAGTCCTCGGCACGATCAAGGACATGCAGGCGAACAACGCCGAGGGCTACACCAAACTGTGGGACCAGTTCGGCCGGGTGCTCAAGGAAGGCCTGATCGAAGACACCGACAACACCGAGACCCTGCTGGAGCTGATCTCCGCCGACTCCACCCACGACCCCGAGAAGACCACCACCCTGCGCGAATACGTGGCCCGGATGAGGGACGGCCAGGACGCCATCTACTACCTCACCGGCGCGACCCGCACCGCGGTGGAGAACTCCCCGCACATGGAAGCCTTCACCGCCAAGGGCTACGAGGTCCTGATCCTCACCGACCCGGTCGACGAAGTCTGGGTCGACCAGATCACCGAATTCGACGGCCACCGCTTCCAGTCCATCGCCAAAGGCCAGGTGGACTTGGACGCCGACACCGACGAGGGCGACGGCGAGGAGAAGAGCAAGCGCGAGGCCGACTTCGCCGCCCTGCTGCCCTGGCTGGCCGCGACGCTCGGGGAGCACGTCAAGGCGGCCCGGCTGTCCTCCCGGCTCACCACCTCGGCGGCCTGCGTCGTCGGCGACACCGGTGACATGACGCCGATGCTGGAGAAGATGTACCGGGCCATGGGCCAGCAGATGCCCCCGGTGAAGCGCATCCTGGAGATCAACCCCGACCACCCGCTGATCAGCGGCCTGCGAACGGCGCACGAGAAGAACCCCGACGACTCGGCTCTGCCCGAGCTCGCCGAGATCATCCTGGGCACCGCGCTGCTCGCCGAAGGCGGCGACCTGCCG includes:
- the htpG gene encoding molecular chaperone HtpG — encoded protein: MASSTETLEFQAETRQLLQLVIHSIYSNKDIFLRELISNASDALDKLRLESLVDSDLDADTSDPHITLEVDRDAGTLTVRDNGIGMAREEVVELIGTIAKSGTASLLEKVKAAQDAEAAQSLIGQFGVGFYSAFMVADKVTLRTRRAGTTEGTLWESDGEGTYDISTAADLPVGTEVTLHLKTADGEDGLADYLADWKIRAIVKQYSDFIRWPIRMAVERGAEDGVTITEMETLNSMKALWARARAEVSEAEYHEFYKQISHDWTDPAEIIHMRSEGTFAYDALLFIPSQAPFDLFARETKRGVQLYVKRVFIMDDCEALVPNYLRFVKGVVDAHDLSLNISREILQHDRHIRGVRRRLVKKVLGTIKDMQANNAEGYTKLWDQFGRVLKEGLIEDTDNTETLLELISADSTHDPEKTTTLREYVARMRDGQDAIYYLTGATRTAVENSPHMEAFTAKGYEVLILTDPVDEVWVDQITEFDGHRFQSIAKGQVDLDADTDEGDGEEKSKREADFAALLPWLAATLGEHVKAARLSSRLTTSAACVVGDTGDMTPMLEKMYRAMGQQMPPVKRILEINPDHPLISGLRTAHEKNPDDSALPELAEIILGTALLAEGGDLPDPARFARQLTERLSRSL